From the Elaeis guineensis isolate ETL-2024a chromosome 16, EG11, whole genome shotgun sequence genome, the window GTGGTGAAGGATCGCCGGAATTCCcactcctctcctctctcctatCTTCGCTATGCTCACCTCTCCGACTTCCTTCTCGAGCCCAGCCAAGAAACCCTCCTCGCCGCTACCGCCGACGCCGACGCCTATTTCCCCGTCCACTCTCTCCTCCTCGACTACTTCGACACCACCTCCGATGCCTGCACCGCATGCACGACGCTCCTCGCCTCCATCGACCGCGCTCGTTCCTACCACCGCTCCATCCGCCGTCTCCTCCTGAAACTATCCCACAACCGCCTCGACAACGATTGCACCACCTTAGCCGACCTCAAGTCCCACGTCGAACTCGACAACCCCCTCTCCCCCATCAACTTGGCCCATTTCCACTATGTGCACGCCAGCTGCCGCCCGTTAGTCGCCCGGCTCACGACGGCCAACCGGAGGATAGCCCGGCGGGCACATCTCACCGGTGCAGCAAAGAAGGCGTCCGGCGTCATCCTAATTGGCGTCTGCGGGGCTGCGGTGGTCGCGGCATTGGTGGTCGCGGCGCATGCAGTGGTCGGCATTGGACTGGTGGCGGTGGCGGCGGCGCCGGCGCCGGCGGTGGCAGCAAGGCAAAGGGTGGCTTCGAGGTGGATAAGGAGGAGGCTAGGAGGGGAGAGTTATCTTAAGAGAGCCGGGGCGCAGGTGGATGCGGCGGCGAAGGGGGCTTACATAGTGGGGAGCGATTTGGACACGGTGAGCCGGATGGTGCGCCGGGCGCACGACGAGGTGGAGCATGGCCGGGACGTGGCAAAGCTGGTTCTGAGGATTAGAGAGCGGCAGCTGGTGAGGGAGGCGGCGAGGGAGGTGGAgggaggggaggaggagctggcggCGCAGCTCAATGAGCTCGAGGAGCACATCTACTTGTGCTTGATTACTATTAATAGAAGCCGAAGGATGGTGGCGCAGGAGATGATGGGAGAAGCAGCCCGATCGACCTCCGGCGGCAACGTTGTAGATATGCAAtaattctttcttttccttcgttAGTTTAATTTCTTATATTTTTGTTGATACTAGTTTTATGATGATGGCGAGGAACTTGTTCTTGGTTTGAGGTGCCCATGTAGAGGTATTGGTCTCTCTTTCTTCAggctataataaattattatcattCTTTGATTTTGAGATGGAACAAGGATGCTTTTGTGATTGACAAGTAGAGTTGGAGGTAAGCACTGCTAGGTTTTTCTTCACTGTTTTATTGACTGGCAGTTtagcattatttatttatttatttttgatatatacTGGCAATCACATCATTCTAGTGTGCAattcaaaaaaatcagaaaataaaatatcctgCACAACCTACGGACAGACCTCGTCTTGTCACCAAATCCAATCTCTATTATGCTCAGTAACGTAAGATGCAATCCAATATACCGTGATGTTCGTCTATTGGAAGACATGTCTGATAGACATTGTGGTGAAATCATGAAGGAAACTTTAGATATCACGGAAGAGTGGATGGGCCTCCACTTGCTTAGTCTCATCCTAGATCTAGGGGGATGGGCCTCCAGTTGCTTAGTCTCATCTTGGATACAGGTGATAACAATAACAGAACCTCTTTATGAAAATCTTTTCTGCCCATAGCTCTTGTCTGGCATAAATGATGCTTGCCCAGATGGCTTGATATGATCAGCTTCTAGGACGAAAGGCTCCAATAAATATGAACCCCCCGTCGCCAGCAATCGGATATCCAAATCTCTGATGTCATAGTCAGTACCAATCCTGCCATCCCTAACACTATCATCAAAGTTAATCTTGACAAAACTCAAAAGAAAGGGCTCCCAGAAAATGAAAGCAACCCTTCAGATCGTTGCTAGAGCAACATAGGAGTCCTAGGAATCGATCCAAGATGTGAGGGACAGGCCAGCAATGTCGAACCGGTTGTACTTCGCAACCAATCTTAGTTTCGAAGACCAAACTTGTCACGCCCTCGATCCAAGATCGTGagccgaaggtcatggcaaccgtcgtatactcatagaaaactcttctcataagcatgcaaggtatcttattACGATATTAATGCttcacagcagaataattagtcaataatttaaatccaaaatataacaatccaaatttcaactttaatatcccaataaagtcaacaaagttccataggccttacatcaaattcaataagactttcaacctaaaataaaagtatgaagattctgcttctcatcattcttccattcatatcttgtatcattttaattcctcaacatctgtaaaaacagtaaaaataagaggtaatgagctagacagcccagaagcaatgatcactttcaatagatttcatcaggcattaaagtaaataattatttatagaaaataagtatatagagttcatcaatttgaaatcaatttcaattatgcaatataatttatgctaaatttatttctttttcaaaaatttaaatttctttcgagattctaaattcttttattcttaagtttttttcatcaaccatgagctatgaccatattttttttatggtagggtcataatactgCATAttatcttgcggtgagctgcaaatcatctgacagtaaagtccttcgaaaccgctggtctcgctggcggtttgtcgctggtctcgctggcgatatatcgctggtcttactgacgacataaatccttaggacaaatcaattgccaacgtatatgcccctattGGTGGGATTCTTTACATAGTcaaattgtcaattcatattattcttatatcaaaatttttcataaatcatatttcttattttaattcaataagaaatcatataatcatgtggtatcaaaatcaatcaatataatacataacgaaatcaatatgtttaattatgcttcatcataacatctatcataattttttaattcaaagagttaacattcctgactt encodes:
- the LOC105059729 gene encoding putative UPF0496 protein 2, with amino-acid sequence MWPKLMLSSSASKTRFIKQSSIESELSMATRQANNKPRTTFNVDEEYSNALRTKSFVDMWSKAHHHLRRTISSLSPSPSHHQDQEVEVVKDRRNSHSSPLSYLRYAHLSDFLLEPSQETLLAATADADAYFPVHSLLLDYFDTTSDACTACTTLLASIDRARSYHRSIRRLLLKLSHNRLDNDCTTLADLKSHVELDNPLSPINLAHFHYVHASCRPLVARLTTANRRIARRAHLTGAAKKASGVILIGVCGAAVVAALVVAAHAVVGIGLVAVAAAPAPAVAARQRVASRWIRRRLGGESYLKRAGAQVDAAAKGAYIVGSDLDTVSRMVRRAHDEVEHGRDVAKLVLRIRERQLVREAAREVEGGEEELAAQLNELEEHIYLCLITINRSRRMVAQEMMGEAARSTSGGNVVDMQ